The Aureispira anguillae genome contains a region encoding:
- a CDS encoding glycoside hydrolase family 113 encodes MRYKIFLGLFFIVLSFGFVCSTTTTNKKQLSSSIKTISYDCEAPIKSGLLANKIKGMSFVAPPNPFPNDPLIALNKLGVDWVAVLPYAYFSKDQPTIQSFGTGGWWGESPEGICQTINYAHQKKIKVMLKPQLWTHNQWIGDLNLKTDESWAVFEKNYTNFILKWATIADSMKVDLFCIGTEIRHSVEQRPVFWRALIDKVRTIYKGKLTYAPNWDDYDKVTFWDQLDYIGTDAYFPLLADKTPSVCALKRAWQPTLMQLSAYAKKWNKPIVFTEFGYLSLDGCADKTWELEKRRASVGINQAAQAHAIQALLEIFSKEDWWAGGFLWKWYPNYKSAMGEGKRERDYTPQGKMAEKVLEKMYKN; translated from the coding sequence ATGCGGTATAAGATTTTCTTAGGTTTGTTTTTTATCGTTTTGTCATTTGGGTTTGTTTGCAGTACAACAACTACGAATAAAAAGCAATTATCGAGTTCTATAAAAACAATTTCTTACGATTGCGAAGCTCCCATAAAATCTGGCTTATTGGCAAATAAAATCAAAGGAATGTCTTTTGTTGCTCCCCCCAATCCTTTTCCTAATGACCCCCTTATTGCATTGAATAAATTAGGGGTTGATTGGGTTGCTGTTTTACCCTATGCTTATTTTAGTAAAGATCAACCAACGATTCAGAGTTTTGGAACAGGTGGTTGGTGGGGGGAAAGCCCAGAAGGGATTTGCCAAACGATAAACTATGCCCATCAAAAAAAGATTAAAGTAATGCTAAAACCCCAATTATGGACGCACAACCAGTGGATTGGGGATTTGAATTTAAAAACCGATGAATCCTGGGCTGTTTTTGAGAAAAATTACACCAATTTTATCCTGAAATGGGCAACGATTGCGGACAGTATGAAGGTAGATTTATTTTGTATTGGCACAGAAATCCGACATTCGGTAGAGCAACGCCCTGTTTTCTGGAGGGCTCTTATTGATAAAGTTAGAACAATTTATAAGGGAAAGCTAACCTATGCTCCTAATTGGGACGATTATGATAAGGTGACTTTTTGGGATCAATTGGATTATATAGGAACAGATGCGTATTTCCCTTTATTGGCAGATAAAACGCCTTCTGTTTGTGCGTTAAAGCGTGCTTGGCAACCAACTTTAATGCAATTGAGTGCCTATGCAAAAAAATGGAATAAGCCAATTGTGTTTACAGAGTTTGGTTACCTAAGTTTGGACGGTTGTGCAGACAAAACATGGGAATTGGAAAAAAGAAGGGCTAGTGTTGGGATTAACCAAGCGGCTCAAGCCCATGCAATTCAAGCTCTATTGGAGATTTTCTCAAAAGAAGATTGGTGGGCAGGTGGTTTTTTGTGGAAGTGGTATCCTAATTATAAGAGTGCTATGGGAGAAGGAAAAAGGGAGCGAGATTATACTCCCCAAGGTAAAATGGCAGAGAAAGTATTAGAAAAAATGTACAAAAATTAA
- a CDS encoding sulfite exporter TauE/SafE family protein: protein MAEMIYLILIVFLGSLVNSTFGFGFALVSMPLLSIQFGLNTLGPLLPLLFLLGGGTIVFRARKNIEFKNVFPLILAAILLIPFGVYLGKNGPESIIKTVLGCFIILFSIYNLSHFQLPQLKNNRWAIPFGAISGLFAGAYNISGPPAVIYGTLRQWSSKTFRASLQAYFLCINTLVIGNHIYMDSYKNALIVPYFLCACPAMLMAVPIGKKINNKIADPKVFNKYVYILMLLSGLLLIGKVYL from the coding sequence ATGGCTGAAATGATTTACCTTATTCTCATTGTATTTTTGGGCAGTCTTGTTAATTCTACCTTTGGTTTTGGTTTTGCCTTAGTCAGCATGCCCCTACTTTCTATCCAATTTGGATTGAATACCCTAGGACCACTTCTTCCTCTTTTATTTCTACTAGGAGGAGGAACCATTGTTTTTAGAGCTAGGAAAAACATTGAATTTAAGAACGTTTTTCCGCTGATACTAGCCGCTATACTTCTAATTCCTTTTGGCGTTTACCTAGGTAAAAATGGTCCCGAATCCATTATAAAAACCGTCTTAGGCTGCTTCATTATTCTATTTTCTATCTATAACCTTAGTCATTTTCAGCTTCCCCAACTAAAGAACAATAGATGGGCAATTCCCTTTGGCGCTATATCTGGTTTATTTGCAGGCGCTTATAATATATCAGGTCCTCCTGCTGTTATTTATGGAACCTTGCGACAATGGTCTTCTAAAACATTTAGAGCAAGTCTTCAAGCCTATTTTTTATGCATCAATACACTAGTAATAGGCAACCATATCTATATGGATTCTTATAAAAACGCATTAATTGTTCCCTATTTCTTGTGTGCTTGTCCAGCCATGCTTATGGCTGTCCCTATTGGAAAAAAAATAAATAACAAAATTGCAGACCCAAAGGTTTTTAATAAATATGTATATATATTAATGCTCTTATCTGGTCTTTTATTGATCGGTAAAGTCTATCTTTAG
- a CDS encoding glycoside hydrolase family 113, translated as MNNTYLFAFFLFLLLGEMGCDKVPPACEASRQNGLLKGKICGMSLTAPPDPFVQDPMAEMTVLGIDWVALLPFGFFDPDSASIQYDSTGNSGWWWGETAAGITTSHNLAQAQGMKTMLKPQLWSWKGWIGDMDYPSQAEWDIFHANYTDFICYWARLAESLDVDLFCIGTEIKASAMNHPAYWSNLIDTIRQIYTGKLTYAPNWDEYDQIAFWDQLDYIGVDAYFSLIPDHTPTVCDLKKAWEPTFEALEAFSKRWNKPILFTEWGYLSLDGCAYQTWKLEKNRSSASINEQAQANAAQALLETFGKEDWWAGGFQWKWYADLATSSQDRSDDYTPQGKMAADVLRDLYQ; from the coding sequence ATGAACAATACTTATTTATTTGCGTTTTTTTTATTCTTATTATTGGGGGAAATGGGCTGTGATAAAGTACCTCCAGCCTGTGAAGCTTCAAGGCAAAATGGCTTGTTGAAGGGAAAAATTTGCGGAATGTCTTTAACTGCTCCTCCCGATCCATTTGTTCAAGATCCTATGGCTGAGATGACTGTTTTGGGAATTGATTGGGTCGCTTTATTGCCCTTTGGTTTTTTTGATCCAGACAGTGCCAGTATACAATATGATTCAACAGGGAATAGTGGTTGGTGGTGGGGCGAGACAGCCGCAGGAATTACAACGAGTCATAACTTAGCACAGGCACAGGGGATGAAAACAATGTTGAAGCCACAACTTTGGTCTTGGAAAGGATGGATTGGGGATATGGATTATCCAAGTCAGGCAGAATGGGATATTTTTCATGCCAACTATACGGATTTCATTTGTTACTGGGCAAGGTTAGCAGAAAGCCTAGACGTGGACTTATTTTGTATTGGTACAGAAATTAAGGCATCTGCCATGAATCATCCTGCTTATTGGAGTAATTTAATTGATACAATTCGGCAAATTTACACAGGGAAACTGACCTATGCCCCCAATTGGGATGAATACGACCAGATTGCCTTTTGGGATCAACTAGATTACATAGGAGTAGATGCCTACTTTTCATTGATTCCTGATCATACTCCTACTGTTTGTGACTTAAAAAAAGCTTGGGAGCCAACGTTTGAGGCTTTAGAAGCGTTTTCAAAACGGTGGAATAAACCAATTTTATTTACAGAATGGGGGTATTTAAGTTTGGATGGTTGTGCTTATCAAACTTGGAAATTAGAAAAAAATAGAAGTAGTGCTTCTATTAATGAACAAGCACAAGCGAACGCTGCACAGGCTTTATTAGAAACATTTGGGAAGGAAGATTGGTGGGCAGGTGGTTTTCAGTGGAAATGGTATGCAGATTTGGCTACTAGTTCCCAAGATCGCTCGGATGATTATACTCCCCAAGGTAAAATGGCAGCGGATGTTCTGCGGGATTTGTATCAATAA
- a CDS encoding L-serine ammonia-lyase: MEQISVFDIFKIGVGPSSSHTMGPWVAAGSFLKEVGDRNIITIHVKLYGSLAKTGHGHGTDIAVMLGLMGYDPKTIKTKKIDRYIQKVYDLNLLEIDGRYTVPFIPTEHIEFIYRNLPTHPNALTFVAVLENGETLEETYYSIGGGFVTKEGAENTEEDTVVASKFPYAIACEKDLIKWIEETNLSISEIVLKNELSLRPRKEIRKGILEIWETMKACIHKGCHTEGVLPGGLDVERRAYRFNNKLLNGVQTKDIDDWMRLIQVVNPSFSNVVNWISCFALAVNEENAAFGRVVTAPTNGAAGVIPAVLMFYMCFYPNKGNKDIIRFILTASEIGSLFKKGSTISAAMGGCQAEIGVSSAMAAAGLTECLGGSPQQVLIAAEIAMEHHLGLTCDPIKGLVQVPCIERNTMGAMKALTACQIALTSDPTKAKVSLDNVIKTMKETALDMSEKYKETSEGGLAMNVSVRVPEC, from the coding sequence ATGGAACAAATCAGCGTTTTTGATATTTTTAAAATAGGTGTGGGACCTTCGAGCTCGCATACTATGGGACCTTGGGTAGCCGCAGGTTCTTTTCTAAAAGAGGTAGGTGATCGTAATATCATTACTATTCATGTAAAACTCTATGGTTCGCTTGCTAAAACAGGACATGGGCATGGTACCGATATTGCAGTGATGCTTGGATTGATGGGTTATGACCCTAAGACAATTAAAACCAAGAAAATTGATCGTTATATCCAGAAAGTTTACGACTTAAATTTATTGGAAATAGATGGTCGTTATACGGTGCCATTTATACCAACGGAGCATATTGAGTTTATTTATCGCAACCTACCAACTCATCCTAATGCGTTAACATTTGTAGCCGTGCTAGAGAATGGGGAAACCTTAGAAGAAACTTATTATTCTATAGGTGGAGGGTTCGTCACTAAAGAAGGAGCCGAAAATACTGAAGAGGATACAGTCGTTGCCTCCAAGTTTCCGTATGCGATAGCCTGTGAAAAAGATCTAATCAAATGGATAGAGGAAACGAACCTTTCTATTTCTGAGATTGTCCTAAAAAATGAGTTGAGTTTAAGACCTCGGAAAGAGATTCGAAAGGGAATTTTAGAAATTTGGGAAACCATGAAAGCTTGCATTCATAAAGGTTGTCATACAGAAGGAGTGTTGCCTGGAGGGTTGGATGTTGAGCGTAGGGCTTATCGTTTTAATAATAAATTATTAAATGGCGTTCAAACCAAAGATATTGACGATTGGATGCGTTTGATTCAGGTAGTGAATCCAAGTTTTAGTAATGTTGTGAATTGGATTAGTTGTTTTGCCTTGGCGGTTAACGAGGAAAATGCAGCTTTTGGGCGTGTTGTTACTGCTCCTACCAATGGTGCTGCTGGAGTAATCCCTGCTGTGCTAATGTTTTATATGTGTTTTTATCCCAATAAAGGCAATAAAGACATTATCCGCTTTATTTTGACGGCTTCGGAAATAGGAAGTTTGTTTAAAAAAGGCTCTACTATTTCAGCTGCTATGGGAGGCTGCCAAGCAGAAATTGGCGTTTCTTCTGCTATGGCTGCTGCTGGTTTAACAGAATGTTTGGGCGGTAGCCCTCAGCAAGTTTTGATTGCAGCAGAAATTGCAATGGAGCATCATTTAGGCTTGACTTGTGATCCTATTAAGGGGCTGGTTCAGGTGCCTTGTATCGAACGAAATACGATGGGAGCAATGAAGGCTTTGACGGCTTGTCAAATAGCTCTGACAAGTGACCCTACAAAGGCTAAGGTGAGCTTAGATAATGTTATAAAAACAATGAAAGAAACAGCCTTGGATATGAGTGAAAAGTACAAAGAAACATCAGAAGGGGGCTTGGCTATGAATGTTTCGGTTAGAGTTCCTGAATGTTAA